In Haladaptatus cibarius D43, the sequence AACAGTCAATAAATCTATAAATGTTTTGACCACTTCCAGTCCGGTTTACACTATTCAAAATTTGCTGCCGATATTCGAGCGTAGCGGTGTCTGAAATATGTTCAAGTGGGTTTGAGAGTAGCATATGGCACTAGTTTTCCGATCTGATCGTTCCTTAAATAGACAGTATTATAACGGGAATAGCTTAATAGTCACGAATCTACGATTCTGTCATGAAGTTGGTTTCAGAACTGTACTCTCCCAATCCTGTCGATGAGTATACGCTCTCTGACGACGAGATTCTATACAAGGAAGGAAATGGTCTTCGGATTTCTTCTAATAAAGAAGTTGTTAAAATTGGGAAACAGATTAAATTCGAGATTGAAAATGTGTCTGATGAGGAAGTAATCGTAAGCCCTGGGAAGCCCTATACTCTATTAAAGAAAATAGAAAACGATTGGAAGGAAGTAGTGGAAACAAGTGAAAAGGGAGTTTTCCTTACAATGGTCGGCATTCCCCCTGGAAATATAGACAATATAGAGATGATCATTGATGAAAGCCAATTTTCTAAGCCAGAAACTCTTTCCATGATAGGAGAGTTTACTCCCGGAAAATATAGGTTCATTTATTTAGGTCATAGGCCCTTCTTAGCTATTGATTTCATTGTGTCAAAATAAGTAAAATATATTTATATCGTCTACGGAGATATTTTATTCATGGAAAAAGAATCTGAAAATTCAAGTTTAGGGCGTCGCAAATACCTCTCATTCGTCGGTGGAGGAGTAGCCGGTAGCTCAATAATCAATAAAGTTGGTTCAGTTACGGGTTCACCCGTTGACGTCGTAACTGAAATTGGTGGTGATGGCACTAAATACTACAAAAGAATCCCGCGAGATTGGTGGGAGTACAACAAAAAGACAGACTCAGCGCTTAGAACAGCTAAATCCCACCTACTCAGTCATCCGGACATAGATTCAATCGGTTTGACAGTAGATCGTTCAGACGGATTAATCTCAGGACGTTTGAAACCAAAGCTACGATATTCAGTTTATAATGAGAACGGAAGTGAGGTTGTCCCAAATAGTGTCGGTGGTATCCCAGCTGTGGTAGAACAGTCAGAGCCTACTGAGCTGTTAGCATATGATGAGTGCCCATATAATACTGGTCACTATGAAAGCATCGGTGGTGGTACTGGTATGTACGCTAAAAAAGAAAATGGAAAAAAGGTTTTTGCGACCTCTTGCAGCGTCATGCAAAAGAATAACAATCGGTTCCTGCTAACAGCAAATCATACATTCCAATGTGAACCTAATGATCTTGATGCAGCATATCAAGGAAATCGTGTTTTTGGTTACGTTTCATCCTATTCATCATCCAATGATTGGACACTTATTGAGTTAAATGCCGATGAAAGTTGGACAAATGCGATTCGGGTTTCAGATGCAATCAGTAATCCTATAGTTTGGGGACACTTCACTGAAGCGGGGCTTGAATATCTCTTTGCGGATCCCAATCACTACGTTGGTAAGCAGGGCCGGTCAACCGGTTATACTCTAGGGGAAATAACTTCAATAAAGAACAGCGGCTTATCGTCAAGCAAATATCCGTGTGTGGACATTGACAACTATATCGAAACCAGTACTGAAGCAGCAAAGGGTGACTCTGGGGGTCCAATATGGTCTGAAAGCTCAAATGAAAATGGAGATGTATCGGTAGTAGCGATGACGAATAGTGGTTCAGTCCCAACTTCCAAAAACACCTGTACAACACCTAATAATGGAGGGTTTGTAGTTCACGCAAAAACTAATGGGATTGCCGCATATCAGGTGTTTAGAGATAGTGACTGTTACTTTGGTACAGGACATCTGGATAGAGGTGAATAGTCCTTAAATCTCACTGATATAAGACATATTTTCTTCCCGGTGTTCCGTTGATGCGCTGTTAGCTGTTACTTCTATGATTTTGGCTACTGTTCACCGAGGGAGTTCAGCCGTAGTTCTTCGAAGCCGTATCGGAAGTGAGAAATAACCTGTGTAAGACCGTTCTTCGCGGCATCTACCGGTTGGCAAGATACTTCACGACTTGACTGTGATCGACCGTCTCCATTGGAAGACACCACGTTGTTCAAGGGTCATCTCCTGGTGGGTTCAAAGGTTGTCACGATTTCCGGCCACTACCAACTCCGCAAAGTAACTAACTTGGCTCTGTTCAATCCCTTGCTCTGTGATAGTTTATCAAAGTATTGCTGTCCCAACGTTCACTTCTCAGACTCGGCGTCGAGAACCTCCGGAACGAAGTACTGATTGTACCAGATCATCACCACACTCAGCACGACGAGATACCAGCGCGACGTACTCGGCAGCGTTCCCTCCCCGTTCATCCTCGCCAGCCACGGGAGGAAGATGCTACAAGCCGCGAGGATGCCCCAGCCGAGCGTGAGGCGATCCTGATCTCCCTCGAAGGGAAGCGGCAGGTGCACGTTGGCGAGAAGCGTCACGAGGCCGTAGCCCACGAGCAGGCCGACGCCAACATCGACGTGGTACGGCTGGCCTGCGTAGTTCGTCATCACAAGGACGCCCGTCATCACGCCGACGACGGTCGCCGCCACCTGCAACATCGTTCGCTGCTGGGTCGGCGGAATCTCGTACCCACGTCGATAGAGCACGTAGGCGACGACTCCAGCAACGACCAGTCCGAGAACCTTCAGACTCGGATTCACCCACCACGGCGGCGTGAGGTAGAACTCAACCAGCCACCGCGGTCCTTGTTCGATTCGGTAGAGCGGATTCCTCGGCATTACCTGGTCACCCGTATTGCGGCGACCGACGCAATCACGCCGATGATCATCAAGAGGACAATCTGGAGCCACGGCGGTGCAAGCCCGATACTCGTCATCCCGTAGCCAACCGTCGCGGCAACGACGACGCCACCCGCACTACCGATGTTGGTGTACGAGATGGCCCCGAGGAAGACAGCCACCATCAGAATCGCCGTGATGATGGTACCCGCGTAGGTCGTCCCACCGGGAATCTGGTCACCCGTCCCGATGACGAACGACCCGAGCCGAGAACTCATCTGGCCGAGCGTATCGAGACTCACTGTGCCGTTATTCGGAAACCACGAACTCTGGTTTTCCAAGGCAGTCTCGTTTTCGTAGTACGGCGCGGTGTCGTTCAGCGCGCCAGACGTCGAGTTGTTCGCTTGTGCATGCGCGACGCCAGAGCCACCGACGGGAATCGCAATCATCGCAAGCACCGCAAGTAATCCAACCAGCAGATGAACCGCAAGCTTCCGCTGGGAGTGCGTGTGTCGAATCATGCTGAGCTTTTCACCAACCGTATGACGGCCATGTAGAACGCCACGACGAGCGTTCCACCAAGTAAGATGGTTACTCGTGGGGGCGCGGCGTTATCCAGCAGGACGAACACCGGCCAGTGGATCCACGCCAGCAGTCCAACGAACAGGTTCCAAACCAAGATTGCCGGGCCGCCGAAGGCACCGATCAGATTGGAGATGACGCCCGACACGCCGTCGAGTTTTTGCTCAGGCGTATCTGCCGGACTGACTCCGTCGGGCCCCTTCGTGATGAAAAACTGCGTCACTCCGGAATTGTCGTAGGTGACGGCACCACCGCCGAACATCACGGCTCCCATGACGAAGTAAATCAGCACGATCTGGGAGGCTCGAATCATTAGAGTCCCCTCCGTATCGCGGCAAACGACAGGAAGCCTACCGAGGCCACGAAGACCACATCATACGTCACCCCGAAGCCGATAACGCTGAATCCCGTGAGCGTGAGTACGCCTGCGAGTCCCGCGATTTCGCCGCTTGGTTGAATGCTCCCGACACCCGCGACGACGAGGACGGTCACGAGCATCGCAAGGAAGCCAGTGAAGGCGGCGCGAGCACCACCGGGCGGAGACAGCGCGGCCAGCGCCGCGATGCCCTCCAGCAGACTGTGATCGTTCCCGATGGCTTCGCTGAGCGCTATCTCGTAAGTTTCAGTCGCACTCAGGCCATTGCTGGTCGTCCACGTCACGTTCACCACAAGCGTGGACTCGTGGAAGCCGTCGAGATTCAGGGACTTCGAGAGCGTCCCTGGGTTCGAATCCGAGGCCGTCCACACGGTGGTCGTTGTGCTGTTCGTCCGGAGCGTGGCGGTCACGTTCCAATTCGTGACTGTCTGGTCACCCTCTCGAACGGAGACAGAGATGTCCGCGCCGTCGAGCGCCGGGAGTCGTCGCACTTGTGGATGAAGCACCACGTTCGGTGGCGCTCCCTCAAGTGTCGTTACACCCTCTGGAGTGACCACGACGGTTTGCGTACTCGGCGTGAGGGGCGTGTACGTTCCAACGATGCGCTGGTCTCCGGTCTCGACGTTGTGCAAGACGAGGCGGTGTCGCGTGTTGTACGCGAGTTGCGCGGGGAACTCACCGGATGCACCGAAGTAGTCCCCGAGGACGGTTTTGTAACTCCCATTCAGCGCACGCTGCACGAGGAGAACCGTGTTGTCATCAGGATAGTTGCCGGTGTAGTCGTCGATGCTGAAAATCGTGTCAGAAATCTCCCTTCCGTCTGGGAGCATGTAGATGGACTGCGTGTCGTAAAGCGAGGGAACGAAAATCCGCCGGTTGTAGTAGCCGTCGGCCTCAGCGACGACGATAAAAGGCTTGTCCGCAGGCAGTCCCGTCATGTTGATCACGCCGTTCGAAGTGTTTCGGGTGAAGACCTCGACTGCGCCGGTTTCGTTCGTGAGCATCCGGAGCTCAACCTCAGCGTTATCCACGAGGTCGGATGGTGCGCTCTCGTTGAAGATCCGCAGGTCAGCGGGCGACGAGAACTGTGCGGTTTCCGAGGTCGTTCGATGCCCGTACTGGTCTTCGACCTCGATGTGCCAGTCGTGTGTGCCAGCATCCACGTCCGAGACTTCGAACGACGTGGTTCCGTTACTCGATGGCGTCGTCGTCCCACGTTTGATGTCGTCAACGTACCAGTGAACAGTGAGGCTGTCCTGCGACCGACCGAAATCGACATCGGACACATCTGCAGAAAGCGTAACCGGTAGATCCGCGGTCGTCGTCGTGGTGTCTGGCGAGAGTGAGGTGTTGTCAACGGTCGGTGCGGAGGTTTCGACGAGAATACCCTCGTCATGTAATTGCGCAGTCGGATTCGCACCTGTCTTTTCGAATGAGACGTTCACTCGCCACTTCTTGTAGCTCGACCCACTGATGTCGAGTGAGTAGTTGCCAGTGGAGGTGTATTCTGCTTGATTAACTACCTGCCACTTTCCACTGGTCGAATCATACGCTTGCCATTCGACTGTTGCTGATTCATTGACGAGCGTCAGATTCGTCCATGCTTTGTCAGCGTTATTGACTGAATGGTTGGAAGAGACATATGTTCCTGATTCTGCATTATCTGAGGCTTCTAGATTGTCGATGTAAAGCGTTGTGTTACCATGATCACCGGAATCGCAATTTCCAGAGGGAACTACCTCAAACACTACCTTCACTTCGCCATCTACCGATACATTTTGTGTTACCGTCCCTGATTTCGTCGTATTTCTCCCTCTCGGGATACCCTCACTATGCACCTTTATTCCATCAGAGTACACTTTCCAGCGTGCATTTTCGTACCACACTTCTGTGACCGTCCGCCAATCGAACTCGAACGTTTGGCTTCCAGAGTACGTTCCGATCGTCCGGTTAGCCCGCGCAACGGAACACTGATAGACTCGATTTTTTAGTTCAGCACCGTCATTTTCAACCGTCGCATCCCCGTCTGTATAGGTAGTCCATCCATCCAAGTCACCGTCATTGAAGTCGTCAATCAGGCGATGTACCGTTGCTAGTTCAAGATATGAACTCATCCCGGATCCTGCCACCGCAAGATTCTCACGCATCGACGCGTTCTCGAAATCCTCATCCGTCGTATGCTCACTCCCGACGGCTAACTGCCCATGGCTCGCATTCACCGGCACTGCCGACACGAGCAGGACACTCGCTAGCACCGCAAAGACCACAGTATGTGTCTCGCGCATCACTTCGCACCTCCACTCACACCCGTGAGGTACACGACGGTGAGCACGGTCACCACCATCGCCGGGAATGCAAGTTGGAACAGGTACGCCGTCCCCGTCCCGAGTTCCCCTGCGTTGTCATTCATCACTGTGTACATCGGTTCCGCCAAGAACCCGAGGAGCAAGACGGCGACGCCGTAGTAGACGACATCGACAGGCGTCAGGCGGCCACGGGTATCTGAGTAATTTCTGGTCATGATTGGTTAGTTCGTTCTCGCCGAGATGCCGAGGCTGATAATCATCGCAATGACGAACAACGGCAGGATGAGCTGGAGGAGCGTCGCACTGAGCGGATCAACCACGCGCGCCCCCATCTGAATCGCCGTGTAGACCCACGGCGCGACTGCGATGAACGAAATGAGCGTGGCGAACGCCAGCACAATATCGACGTACTGCACCCGCCCCCGCGTATCACTGAGTCGGTCCAAAAGAGTGTCCTGCATCGTCGTCACCCAGACTGAAGCCAACTTGCCAACGTCAGCAGAATCATCATCGGGAGCATCAACGACACCAGAAACTGGACGTGAACCGGCAAGCCGTCGAGTGGCTCGCCAGTCCAGTACATCCACGCCGGGGCGACGATCACAATCCCGAGCAGTGCGAACACCGCGAACCAGAATCGAACCGGGTTCACAAGAACCACCCATCCTGCTCGTCACTCTCACTTTCACTCTCGCCAGTCACGTCAACGCCGAACCCGTCGAACGAAAACGTCGCTTCTGCTGCTTCGATACCTGCGCCGCCCGCGGCCTGCGCTTTCGTCTGGCGCTGTTCGGTCAGGTCAACCGCACCAGACCCGAAGTCGCTCGCCACTTCGCGCGGGCCTGCACCAGTCCCGAACGCCGTCACGAACTCGTTGAACCAGCCCGCGCCCAGTCCACGGTCGCCGCCGCTCGATCTGCCGCCACCCAGCGAGAATTCACTGCCACCGCGCCGCTTCGACTTCCACGGGCGCGGCGGTTCGTCCTCGACCTCGGTTTCCGTCTCTGTCTCCGTCTCCCGCTCCGCCTCAAATTCCAGCTCAAGCTCAAGATCGTTCCGGTTCCGTCGGAAGTCGGGGCGAGTCTGTTGGGCCGTATCCGTTTGAGATTTCGCTCTCGTGTCCACGTCCGTCGCAATGTCTAAGTCCTCCTGCATGTCGGTGTCCGTGTCTGCGCCGACGAACCCGCGCACGAGGTCGAGGTCTATCTGCCCGTTTTCAAGCATCTGCGAGAACTGCTCGCGTTGCGCCTGCGTCTCCGCTGGCGTCTGTGGTTGCGTCAGCGACAACTCGAATCGGCCGCGAGGACGCCCCTTTCGGGCGTTCAACTCCGATTCTTGCGCGCGGTTCTGTCGCCGCCGCGATTCACGAACCGTGTCCGTTTCCGACGCGAACGGGCGTCCAACGCCGTCGTAGTCGCCGCCCTCCAGCACCTCGTATCCCGCCTTCACTTGCCGGTCAACCGCCTGCTGGTACAGATTCGGCGTCACGCGGTCGTCCTGAATCTCACCCGAGGTTTCCGTCCCACGACTTCGCCCTCGCCCCGCGAGACTCGCCTGGCCGCTCTCGTCCGCCACGAACTCCCGCACGTTCACGCCGAACTCCTGCATTGCCTGTGCCAGTTCACTCCGCCCTTGCGCGTCGCCCGCGATGCGTTGCAACGATTCGGACGGTTCGGACGATTCCACCGCCGACTCGATGTCGCCCTCGACCGGCGTGGTACTCGCCGTCTCGGTTGAATCCGCGGACTCAGTCGCACTCTCCGTTTCCGATGTGGTTTCCGCTCCCCGCGTTGGCCGCCTGCTGTCCAATGTCGCATCGAGGATGCTACTCGTATCGCTTCCGAGTGGTTCGCTCTTCGCGGCCACGAATGTCGATTCTGACGCCCTCGGTCGCTCCGTCGATTTCGACGCCCTCGGCTGATCCGTCAATTCTGACGCCCTCAGTTGATCCGTCGATTTTGACCCCCACGATTGCCCGCTCGCCGTGTCGAATTCCAGTTCTCCTCTGGCTTGGAGCAGATGATACAAGTCACCCGAACGCTGAGCCTCCGTGTCAACCTCCAGTTCACCGCGGGTACCGCCCGCACGGATGGAGTCAACCACCGCGTTCTGGTACGGCGTCGCCGGGAGCTCGCCCGTCCGCGCGAACTGGGCCGCACGGGCCGCCTTCGACTTCACCGCGCCCGCCGCACGTTTCCCGCCGCGAATCGCCGCTTCCTCCGAAAAGAGAAGCGGTTCCTTGTTCGGGAAGTAGCGATTCGCCGCCTTCCGTCCCTTCGCCGCTTTCGTCGCCGCGTAGCCCGCGCGCCCGAGGGCTTCCTCGCCCGGCTGGATGGCCATCCGTGTCGCCAGTTCGGTTCGCTTCCCGACCTTCGACGCCGTCGAAATCGCGCCATACGATGCCGCGAAGCTCCCTGCGAGGAGTCCCACGCTTTCAGCGGGGTTCTGTTTTGCCTGTTCGACGACAGCGGAAGCTACCGCCGTACCTCGATTCCTCGACTCGTCTAGAAACTCCCTTCCTCGACCTTCTAACGTCTCATTGGTACCGTATGCTCCATATTCCACACCTTCCAGACCAGTCTCCACCAGCCCCGGAACGTCCGCAATCGCACCCGTCCCTTTCACGGTGCCTTTGCCGAACCCACTGAGATTCGATTCGAACGCGGCGGCGGTGTCATCCTTTCCTGCGTACCGCAACGCAGTCGCAATCCCGGAGTTCGACGCATTCTTTTTGAACTCCTTCGCTTCACGGTTTAATCCGACCGTCCGCAATCCATCCGCAATTATAGAGTCCGACCCGCCTCTGCCGTCATCGAACACCGTCTCGGCCACGTCGTTGGTCGTCGCCGTGATTGTCTGACTGGCACCCTCCAGCGCGCCCTCGACCTCGTCTTCCGGGCCGCCGAGGCCGAACGACCAGTCGAAGTCATCCTGATCGACGGCCTTTGTTTCGACTTCCAGTTGGCCGGTTGGCCCGCGCCCAACGTCGGCGTGCACGCCGGGATTCGCGGCTTCGATTTCGTCTTCGAGGATTCGCTCGCCGAGTTGGCCGCCGGTACCTGCGTTCTGGCGGTTGTGCGTCTGGGCTTCGATGTCGGTGACGTTCACTGACCCGTCTTCATCGACGCTCACGGACAGGTTGCGGCCCGATTCGTCTTCGAGTTGATTCTCGATGGTGTCGGCTCGCCACTCGCGCCATTCGTCGGTTCCACGGGTCGGTGTCTCGACTTCATCGGTCGTCAGAACGTGCTGGCCGTCCGGGGTTTCCAGTTGGTCGGGTTGGTCGCCGAAAATGGGCGTGTACTGCACCGAGCCGTCCGATGCAGTGTTGACTTCGACGTACTCGGCTCCGGTCTGGTCTTTGATGCGCTGTCTGGTGAGCTTCTGTTTGCCCTCGTCGGAGTACTGCGCCACCAATTTGCCGTCTTCTTCACGAATCGTGACGTCGTCTTCGTCGAGGCCTGCGCCGTTGTTGGCAAGGATTTCTTCTTCGAATTCGCGCGCTTGCCTCCGTCGGTAGGCCTGTTGGTCGATGTTCAGCTCGACGGCGTTCTCGCCTTGATTGTACTCAATCGACCAGAGGTCGCGTTGGTTGTACAGCTCCGGGTTGTTGTTTCTGAGTTGCTGTTGGAGGTCATCGACGGCATCGGTCGCACCGAGTCCTTGCTGACGATCCGTATCGTCTTCCAATCCGGAGAGGCCGTCAGACGGCGCTTCGTCTTCGATGCCGGAGGGACTTCCCGTCCCTCCTATCCTATCGTTCAACTCGTCCCCTGTCGGGCCTTGCTCATCGACGTCCCGGATGTTGTCGTCACCGCCGTAATCGATTCCGCCGGGCGCTTCGAGCCGGTCGGGCGGCGACGAGCCATCACCGGAACCACCCGACGACGAGTCGCCTGTGCTGTCGTCTGGGGACGACCCCGAATCAGGCACGTCACGAACGTTGTCGTCGCCACCGTAGTCGATTCCGCCGGGGGCTTCGAGACGACCGTCGAACGAACTGGTTCGCGCCATCTCCGTCACATTTGCCGACTGATCCATCGTCTCCAGCGAGTGATTCGTCGGTGGTGCCATCTCCGCGGTCTTTTGCACCTCTTCGACGAACTTCTTGTTCCGCGACTTCGACTTCTTATCGACGCCGACGTCTGCTTCTATCGACTCCGCCGCCGAGGTCACAGTGTTCCGCGCCGCCTTCCTTGCTTCCGCGACGGCCCGGTCGGTATCAATCGCCCCCGCCTTCGAGGACGCCGCTTCTACTGCTTTCTCGGTCGCTTTCTTGGCTTTCTCCGCACCACTTTTGGCCGCTTGTTCGGCTCGACTCGGTTCGTCACTCTGTCGGTCGTCTCGATGTTGTGTAGCCGATTGTTTCGCCCGCTTCTTCTCGTCACTCCCACCGCCGCCACCTCGTGTATTCGGCATCGGCATCAGTCGTCACCTCCAGTTGCCGCGGCCTCTGCCGCCAGATACTGTGTTTGGGCCTTGTAGCCAATGCTGAAGGCCCCGACCACCGACACACCAGCAGCAACGAAGAGGGCGTGTTGCACTATCCCCGATGCGAAGAGGCCGCCACTCACGCCGAACACGGCGGTCGCAACGAACAGCAGTCGAGACGCCAGCACGCCTTTCTGCCACGTCATCATTCGTCCTCACCGCCGTCCGTGCAAATGCTCTCGATACGCCCGCTGGTGCCCGTTCGCTCCGCGAGTTTCTCCAAGAGTTCCTCGTAATCACTCGCGGTCATCACGGTGC encodes:
- a CDS encoding chymotrypsin family serine protease — its product is MEKESENSSLGRRKYLSFVGGGVAGSSIINKVGSVTGSPVDVVTEIGGDGTKYYKRIPRDWWEYNKKTDSALRTAKSHLLSHPDIDSIGLTVDRSDGLISGRLKPKLRYSVYNENGSEVVPNSVGGIPAVVEQSEPTELLAYDECPYNTGHYESIGGGTGMYAKKENGKKVFATSCSVMQKNNNRFLLTANHTFQCEPNDLDAAYQGNRVFGYVSSYSSSNDWTLIELNADESWTNAIRVSDAISNPIVWGHFTEAGLEYLFADPNHYVGKQGRSTGYTLGEITSIKNSGLSSSKYPCVDIDNYIETSTEAAKGDSGGPIWSESSNENGDVSVVAMTNSGSVPTSKNTCTTPNNGGFVVHAKTNGIAAYQVFRDSDCYFGTGHLDRGE
- a CDS encoding immunoglobulin-like domain-containing protein gives rise to the protein MKLVSELYSPNPVDEYTLSDDEILYKEGNGLRISSNKEVVKIGKQIKFEIENVSDEEVIVSPGKPYTLLKKIENDWKEVVETSEKGVFLTMVGIPPGNIDNIEMIIDESQFSKPETLSMIGEFTPGKYRFIYLGHRPFLAIDFIVSK